In Lates calcarifer isolate ASB-BC8 linkage group LG21, TLL_Latcal_v3, whole genome shotgun sequence, a single window of DNA contains:
- the LOC108899761 gene encoding LOW QUALITY PROTEIN: extracellular calcium-sensing receptor-like (The sequence of the model RefSeq protein was modified relative to this genomic sequence to represent the inferred CDS: deleted 2 bases in 2 codons), with protein sequence MSWLPWLLTGWPSSALSLLLLSVVGRQTGLEVVQAVVCSQWGAPSSKSLSQDGDVIIGGLFSLHNIPSTIEQDFSKLPHYKPCTGLELESLQLMYVMAFAVEEINRNSYLLPGVKLGYRIFDSCGRYPWPVPLLIAASSSTIGIILSRILEPLFVPVISYLASCPCLSDRSKFPNFFRTIPSDIYQARAMARLAIRFHWTWIGAVIVNNDYGQLAIQVFQEEIRGKGVCLEFIEIVNRVTILSDAKRIAHTIQSSTTRVILIFCWYTDVKEVFLELAKRNVTDRQFLASEAWSTSDDLLQDLAISKVASGVLGVAIRSSKISGFENYLRNLHPRHRPDDEFLREFWEKEFGGTESLEGVQNLFTDTSQLRVSYNVYLAVYAAAHALHSLLSCPKRDSPPRNNISTCSSSKSIKSIELLQHLNKVNVTTPQGEMFYFQGADIPAKYDLVNWQNTPEGTLKLVLIGRVDGFDLILNESAIQWSTGSNQVPVSVCSESCPPGTRVATRKGEPVCCFDCIPCAEGEISNTTGSPHCERCPSEFWSDAERTACIPRQVDFLSFNETLGITLATAAVSGATVTTAVFVVFLKYHQTPMVRANNSELSFLLLVSLKLCFLCSLVFIGRPSVWACRFQQAAFGISFVLCVSCLLVKTIVVLAVFRSARPGAEALMKWFGPGLQRGSVCFFTCIQVIICAVWLSLSPPVPHHDLGFQGSKVTLKCAMASEVGFSLVLGYIGLLACTCLLLAFLARKLPDNFNEAKLITFSMLIFCAVWVAFVPAYVSSPGKYVVAVEIFAILASSYGLLLCIFAPKCFIILLRPEKNTKKHLMAR encoded by the exons ATGTCTTGGTTGCCCTGGCTCCTCACTGGGTGGCCCTCCTCAGCCCTCTCCCTGCTGCTTCTCAGTGTagtgggcagacagacaggtctgGAGGTGGTTCAGGCAGTAGTGTGCTCTCAGTGGGGTGCACCGAGCAGCAAGAGCCTCTCCCAGGATGGAGATGTAATTATTGGTGGACTTTTTAGTCTGCATAACATACCTTCAACTATAGAGCAGGACTTCAGCAAGCTGCCACATTATAAACCTTGCACTGG GTTGGAACTAGAGTCATTACAATTAATGTATGTTATGGCATTTGCTGTGGAGGAAATCAATCGTAACAGCTAC CTGCTGCCAGGAGTGAAGCTGGGCTACCGTATATTTGACAGCTGTGGCCGATACCCCTGG CCTGTTCCTTTGCTCATTGCTGCTTCTTCATCTACGATAGGAATAATACTGTCCAGGATCCTAGAACCTCTCTTTGTACCAGTT ATCAGCTATTTGGCTAGCTGTCCCTGTCTTAGTGACAGATCCAAGTTTCCTAACTTCTTCAGAACCATCCCCAGTGATATTTATCAAGCCCGGGCCATGGCAAGACTGGCTATACGCTTCCACTGGACTTGGATTGGAGCTGTTATTGTAAACAATGACTATGGTCAACTGGCGATACag GTATTTCAGGAAGAGATTCGTGGGAAAGGGGTGTGTTTGGAATTCATAGAGATTGTCAACAGAGTAACTATTTTGAGTGATGCCAAACGTATAGCCCACACAATTCAGTCTTCCACTACAAGGGTGATTCTGATCTTTTGCTGGTATACTGATgtaaaggaagtttttctggAACTGGCCAAAAGAAAT gtgactgacagacagtttCTGGCCAGTGAGGCCTGGAGTACCAGTGATGATCTTCTCCAAGATCTTGCCATCTCAAAGGTGGCAAGTGGTGTTCTTGGTGTGGCCATTCGAAGTTCAAAAATATCTGGATTTGAAAATTATCTCAGAAATTTGCACCCACGTCATCGTCCTGATGATGAATTCTTAAGAGAATTCTGGGAAAAGGAGTTTG GTGGTACAGAGTCTCTGGAGGGAGTACAGAATCTCTTTACTGACACCTCCCAGTTAAGGGTGTCATATAATGTCTACCTTGCTGTTTATGCTGCAGCCCACGCCCTACACAGCCTTCTCTCCTGCCCCAAAAGAGACAGTCCCCCCAGAAACAACATCTCAACTTGCTCTTCTTCAAAATCCATCAAGTCAATAGAG CTGTTGCAGCACTTGAACAAAGTGAATGTCACCACACCACAgggtgaaatgttttatttccaagGGGCCGACATTCCAGCAAAGTACGATCTTGTCAACTGGCAGAACACTCCTGAGGGGACACTAAAACTTGTTTTGATTGGTCGTGTGGATGGATTTGATCTC ATCCTTAATGAATCAGCTATTCAGTGGAGCACAGGATCCAATCAG GTGCCTgtttcagtgtgcagtgagagctgcCCTCCAGGGACCAGAGTGGCCACCAGGAAAGGGGAACCTGTCTGCTGCTTCGACTGTATCCCATGTGCTGAAGGGGAGATCAGCAATACAACTG gTTCCCCCCACTGTGAGCGTTGTCCATCTGAGTTTTGGTCCGATGCTGAACGAACTGCCTGCATCCCTCGTCAAGTGgatttcctttcctttaatgAAACTTTGGGCATTACTTTGGCTACAGCAGCTGTGTCTGGGGCTACGGTgacaacagctgtgtttgtggtttttcttaAATACCATCAAACACCTATG GTACGAGCCAACAACTCAGAACTGAGCTTTCTGCTTCTTGTGTCGCTGAAGCTCTGCTTCCTGTGCTCACTGGTGTTCATTGGTCGTCCATCAGTCTGGGCTTGTCGGTTCCAGCAGGCAGCTTTTGGGATCAGctttgtactttgtgtttccTGCCTCCTGGTAAAAACCATAGTGGTTCTGGCTGTTTTCCGCTCAGCTCGGCCTGGTGCTGAAGCCTTGATGAAGTGGTTTGGTCCAGGCCTACAGAGAGGAAGTGTCTGCTTCTTTACCTGTATACAG GTTATCATCTGTGCTGTATGGCTGTCTCTCAGCCCCCCTGTGCCTCATCATGATCTGGGTTTccaagggtcaaaggtcaccctGAAGTGTGCCATGGCCTCTGAGGTGGGCTTTTCTCTTGTCCTGGGTTATATTGGCCTGTTGGCCTGTACCTGCCTCCTCTTGGCCTTTCTTGCTCGGAAACTTCCTGACAACTTCAATGAGGCCAAACTGATCactttcagcatgctgatcttctgtgctgtctGGGTGGCCTTTGTCCCTGCTTATGTTAGCTCTCCTGGGAAGTATGTTGTCGCTGTGGAAATCTTTGCAATTCTTGCTTCTAGCTATGGTTTACTGCTCTGCATATTTGCTccaaaatgtttcattattcTTTTGAGGCCTGAGAAGAACACTAAGAAACACCTGATGGCTAGATAG
- the LOC108899748 gene encoding extracellular calcium-sensing receptor-like produces MSWLPWLLTGWPSSALSLLLLSVVGRETGLEVVQAVVCSQWGAPSSKSLSQDGDVIIGGLFSVRYIPSVIEQDFTKLPHYKPCTGLELHSLQYMYVMAFAVEEINCNSILLPGVKLGYHIFDSCDQPVPLLVGASTSTAGIILSRTLRPLSVPVISYLASCPCLSDRSKFPNFFRTIPSDIYQARAMARLAIRFHWTWIGAVIVNNDYGQLAIQVFQEEIRGKGVCLEFIEIVNRVTILSDAKRIAHTIQSSTTRVILIFCWYTDVKEVFLELAKRNVTDRQFLASEAWSTSNDLLQDLAISKVASGVLGVAIRSSKIPGFENYLRNLHPRHRPDDEFLRELWENEFGGTESLEGVQNLFTDTSQLRVSYNVYLAVYAAAHALHSLLSCPNRDSPPRNNISTCSSPKSIKSIELLQHLNKVNFTTPQGEMFYFQGADIPAKYDLVNWQNTPEGTLKLVLIGRVDGFDLLLNESAIQWSTGSNQVPVSVCSESCPPGTRVATRKGEPVCCFDCIPCAEGEISNTTGSPHCERCPSEFWSDAERTACIPRQVDFLSFNETLGITLATAAVSGATVTTAVFVVFLYYRQTPVVRANNSELSFLLLVSLKLCFLCSLVFIGRPSVWACRFQQAAFGISFVLCVSCLLVKTIVVLAVFRSARPGAEALMKWFGPGLQRGSVCFFTCIQVIICAIWLSLSPPMPHHDLGFQGSKVTLKCAMASVVGFSLVLGYIGLLACTCLFLAFLARKLPDNFNEAKLITFSMLIFCAVWVAFVPAYVSSPGKYVVAVEIFAILASSYGLLLCIFAPKCFIILLRPEKNTKKHLMAR; encoded by the exons ATGTCTTGGTTGCCCTGGCTCCTCACTGGGTGGCCCTCCTCAGCCCTCTCCCTGCTGCTTCTCAGTGTAGTGGGCAGAGAGACAGGTCTGGAGGTGGTTCAGGCAGTAGTGTGCTCTCAGTGGGGTGCACCGAGCAGCAAGAGCCTCTCCCAGGATGGAGATGTGATTATTGGCGGATTATTTAGTGTGCGTTACATACCTTCAGTTATAGAGCAGGACTTCACCAAGCTGCCACATTATAAACCTTGCACTGG GTTAGAATTACATTCATTACAATATATGTATGTTATGGCATTTGCTGTGGAGGAAATCAATTGTAACAGCATCCTGCTGCCAGGAGTGAAGCTGGGCTACCATATATTTGACAGCT GTGATCAGCCTGTTCCTTTGCTCGTTGGTGCTTCCACGTCTACAGCTGGCATAATACTGTCCAGGACCCTCAGGCCTCTCTCTGTACCAGTT ATCAGCTATTTGGCTAGCTGCCCCTGTCTTAGTGACAGATCCAAGTTTCCTAACTTCTTCAGAACCATCCCCAGTGATATTTATCAAGCCCGGGCCATGGCAAGACTGGCTATACGCTTCCACTGGACTTGGATTGGAGCTGTTATTGTAAACAATGACTATGGTCAACTGGCGATACag GTATTTCAGGAAGAGATTCGTGGGAAAGGGGTGTGTTTGGAATTCATAGAGATTGTCAACAGAGTAACTATTTTGAGTGATGCCAAACGTATAGCCCACACAATTCAATCTTCCACTACAAGGGTGATTCTGATCTTTTGCTGGTATACTGATgtaaaggaagtttttctggAACTGGCCAAAAGAAAT gtgactgacagacagtttCTGGCCAGTGAGGCCTGGAGTACCAGTAATGATCTTCTTCAAGATCTTGCCATCTCAAAGGTGGCAAGTGGTGTTCTTGGTGTGGCCATTCGAAGTTCAAAAATACCTGGATTTGAAAATTATCTCAGAAATTTGCACCCACGTCATCGTCCTGATGATGAATTCTTAAGAGAACTCTGGGAAAATGAGTTTG GTGGTACAGAGTCTCTGGAGGGAGTACAGAATCTCTTTACTGACACCTCCCAGTTAAGGGTGTCATATAATGTCTACCTTGCTGTTTATGCTGCAGCCCACGCCCTTCACAGCCTTCTCTCCTGCCCCAACAGAGACAGTCCCCCCAGAAACAACATCTCAACTTGCTCCTCTCCAAAATCCATCAAGTCAATAGAG CTGTTGCAGCACTTGAACAAAGTGAACTTCACCACACCACAGGGTGAAATGTTCTATTTCCAAGGGGCCGACATTCCAGCAAAGTACGATCTTGTCAACTGGCAGAACACTCCTGAGGGGACACTAAAACTTGTTTTGATTGGTCGTGTGGATGGATTTGATCTCCTCCTTAATGAATCAGCTATTCAGTGGAGCACAGGATCCAATCAG GTGCCTgtttcagtgtgcagtgagagctgcCCTCCAGGGACCAGAGTGGCCACCAGGAAAGGGGaacctgtctgctgctttgactGTATCCCATGTGCTGAAGGGGAGATCAGCAATACAACTG gTTCCCCCCACTGTGAGCGTTGTCCATCTGAGTTTTGGTCCGATGCTGAACGAACTGCCTGCATCCCTCGTCAAGTGgatttcctttcctttaatgAAACTTTGGGCATTACTTTGGCTACAGCAGCTGTGTCTGGGGCTACGGTgacaacagctgtgtttgtggtttttctttACTACCGTCAAACACCTGTG GTACGAGCCAACAACTCAGAACTGAGCTTTCTGCTTCTTGTGTCGCTGAAGCTCTGCTTCCTGTGCTCACTGGTGTTCATTGGTCGTCCATCAGTCTGGGCTTGTCGGTTCCAGCAGGCAGCTTTTGGGATCAGctttgtactttgtgtttccTGCCTCCTGGTAAAAACCATAGTGGTTCTGGCTGTTTTCCGCTCAGCTCGGCCTGGTGCTGAAGCCTTGATGAAGTGGTTTGGTCCAGGTCTACAGAGAGGAAGTGTCTGCTTCTTCACCTGTATACAG GTTATCATCTGTGCTATATGGCTGTCCCTCAGTCCACCCATGCCTCATCATGATCTGGGTTTccaagggtcaaaggtcaccctGAAATGTGCCATGGCCTCTGTGGTGGGTTTCTCTCTTGTTCTGGGTTATATTGGCCTGTTGGCCTGTACCTGCCTCTTCTTGGCCTTTCTTGCTCGGAAACTTCCTGACAACTTCAATGAGGCCAAACTGATCactttcagcatgctgatcttctgtgctgtctGGGTGGCCTTTGTCCCTGCTTATGTTAGCTCTCCTGGGAAGTATGTTGTCGCTGTGGAAATCTTTGCAATTCTTGCTTCTAGCTATGGTTTACTGCTCTGCATATTTGCTccaaaatgtttcattattcTTTTGAGGCCTGAGAAGAACACTAAGAAACACCTGATGGCTAGATAG
- the LOC108899760 gene encoding extracellular calcium-sensing receptor, with translation MSWLPWLLTGWPSSALSLLLLSVVGRQTGLEVVQAVVCSQWGAPSSKSLSQDGDVIIGGLFSLYHIPSTIEQDFIKLPHYKPCTGLDPESLKYMYVMAFAVEEINRNSTLLPGVKLGYRIFDSCSRYPWALQHALLLVGGDTQSCNLTASVPRGQPAPVLIAASSSPIGIILSRTLRSLSVPVISYFASCPCLSDRSKFPNFFRTIPSDIYQAWAMAQLAIRFHWTWIGAVIVNNDYGQLAIQVFQEEIRGKGVCLEFIETVNRETILSDARRAALTIQASTARVILIFCWYTDVKKLFLELAKRNVTDRQFLASEAWSTSNDLLQDLVTSKVASGVLGVAIQSSKISGFENYLRNLHPRHRPDDIFLREFWENEFGCSPGDTPSYSSLPLCSGTESLVGLQHPFTDTSQLRVSYNVYLAVYAAAHALHSLLSCPNRDSPPRNNISTCSSPKSIKPIELLQHLNKVNVTTPQGEMFYFQGADIPAKYDLVNWQNTPEGTLKLVLIGRVDGFDLILNESAIQWSTGSNQVPVSVCSESCPPGTRVATRKGEPVCCFDCIPCAEGEISNTTGSPHCERCPSEFWSDAERTACILRQVDFLSFNETLGITLATAAVSGATVTTAVFVVFLYYRQTPVVRANNSELSFLLLVSLKLCFLCSLVFIGRPSVWACRFQQAAFGISFVLCVSCLLVKTIVVLAVFRSARPGAEALMKWFGPCQQRGSVCFFTCIQVIICAVWLSLSPPVPQQDLGFQGSKVTLKCAMASVVGFSLVLGYIGLLACTCLLLAFLARKLPDNFNEAKLITFSMLIFCAVWVAFVPAYVSSPGKYVVAVEIFAILASSYGLLLCIFAPKCFIILLRPEKNTKKHLMAR, from the exons ATGTCTTGGTTGCCCTGGCTCCTCACTGGGTGGCCCTCCTCAGCCCTCTCCCTGCTGCTTCTCAGTGTagtgggcagacagacaggtctgGAGGTGGTTCAGGCAGTAGTGTGCTCTCAGTGGGGTGCACCGAGCAGCAAGAGCCTCTCCCAGGATGGAGATGTGATTATTGGTGGACTTTTTAGTCTGTATCACATACCTTCAACTATAGAGCAGGACTTCATCAAGCTGCCACATTATAAACCTTGCACTGG GTTAGATCCGGAGtcattaaaatatatgtatgttaTGGCATTTGCGGTGGAAGAAATCAATCGTAACAGCACCCTGCTGCCAGGAGTGAAGCTGGGCTACCGtatatttgacagctgtagcCGATACCCCTGGGCTCTGCAACATGCACTGTTACTGGTtggaggagacacacagagctgcaactTAACAGCCTCTGTGCCTC GTGGACAGCCTGCTCCTGTGCTCATTGCTGCTTCCTCATCTCCAATAGGAATAATACTATCTAGGACCctcaggtctctctctgtaccaGTT ATCAGTTACTTCGCTAGCTGTCCCTGTCTTAGTGACAGATCCAAGTTTCCTAACTTCTTCAGAACTATCCCCAGTGATATTTATCAGGCCTGGGCCATGGCTCAACTGGCCATACGTTTCCACTGGACTTGGATTGGAGCTGTTATTGTAAACAATGACTATGGTCAACTGGCGATACag GTATTTCAGGAGGAGATTCGGGGAAAAGGAGTGTGTTTGGAATTCATAGAGACTGTCAACAGAGAAACTATATTGAGTGATGCCAGACGTGCAGCCCTCACAATTCAAGCTTCCACTGCGAGGGTGATTCTGATTTTCTGCTGGTACACCGATGTAAAGAAACTATTTCTGGAACTGGCcaaaagaaat gtgactgacagacagtttCTGGCCAGTGAGGCCTGGAGTACCAGTAATGATCTTCTTCAAGATCTTGTTACCTCAAAGGTGGCAAGTGGTGTTCTTGGTGTGGCCattcaaagttcaaaaatatCTGGATTTGAAAATTATCTCAGAAATTTGCACCCACGCCATCGTCCTGATGACATATTCTTAAGAGAATTCTGGGAAAATGAGTTTGGATGCAGTCCAGGGGACACACCCTCATATT CTTCTTTACCACTGTGCAGTGGCACAGAGTCTCTGGTGGGACTGCAGCATCCCTTTACTGACACCTCCCAGCTAAGGGTGTCATATAATGTCTACCTTGCTGTTTATGCTGCAGCCCACGCCCTACACAGCCTTCTCTCCTGCCCCAACAGAGACAGTCCCCCCAGAAACAACATCTCAACTTGCTCTTCTCCAAAATCTATCAAACCCATAGAG CTGTTGCAGCACTTGAACAAAGTGAATGTCACCACACCACAgggtgaaatgttttatttccaagGGGCCGACATTCCAGCAAAGTACGATCTTGTCAACTGGCAGAACACTCCTGAGGGGACACTAAAACTTGTTTTGATTGGTCGTGTGGATGGATTTGATCTCATCCTTAATGAATCAGCTATTCAGTGGAGCACAGGATCCAATCAG GTGCCTgtttcagtgtgcagtgagagctgcCCTCCAGGGACCAGAGTGGCCACCAGGAAAGGGGaacctgtctgctgctttgactGTATCCCATGTGCTGAAGGGGAGATTAGTAATACAACTG gTTCCCCCCACTGTGAGCGTTGTCCATCTGAGTTTTGGTCCGATGCTGAACGAACTGCCTGCATCCTTCGTCAAGTGgatttcctttcctttaatgAAACTTTGGGCATTACTTTGGCTACAGCAGCTGTGTCTGGGGCTACGGTaacaacagctgtgtttgtggtttttctttACTACCGTCAAACACCTGTG GTACGAGCCAACAACTCAGAACTGAGCTTTCTGCTTCTTGTGTCGCTGAAGCTCTGCTTCCTGTGCTCACTGGTGTTCATTGGTCGTCCATCAGTCTGGGCTTGTCGGTTCCAGCAGGCAGCTTTTGGGATCAGCTTTGTactctgtgtttcctgcctCCTGGTGAAAACCATAGTGGTTCTGGCTGTTTTCCGTTCAGCTCGGCCTGGTGCTGAAGCCTTGATGAAGTGGTTTGGTCCATGTCAACAGAGAGGAAGTGTCTGCTTCTTCACCTGTATACAG GTTATCATCTGTGCTGTATGGCTGTCCCTCAGCCCCCCTGTGCCTCAACAGGACCTGGGTTTCCAAGGGTCAAAGGTTACACTGAAGTGTGCCATGGCCTCTGTGGTGGGTTTCTCTCTTGTTCTGGGTTACATTGGTCTGTTGGCCTGTACCTGCCTCCTCTTGGCCTTTCTTGCTCGGAAACTTCCTGACAACTTCAATGAGGCCAAACTGATCactttcagcatgctgatcttctgtgctgtctGGGTGGCCTTTGTCCCTGCTTATGTTAGCTCTCCTGGAAAGTATGTTGTTGCTGTGGAAATCTTTGCAATTCTTGCCTCTAGCTATGGTTTACTGCTCTGCATATTTGCTccaaaatgtttcattattcTTTTGAGGCCTGAGAAGAACACTAAGAAACACCTGATGGCTAGATAG
- the LOC108899749 gene encoding extracellular calcium-sensing receptor-like, with amino-acid sequence MSWLPWLFTGWPSSALSLLLLSVVGRQTGLEVVQAVVCSQWGAPSSKSLSQDGDVIIGGLFDLYYIPTAIEQDFTKVPYYTPCTGLDPESLKYMYVMAFAVEEINRNSTLLPGVKLGYHIFDSCSLALQNALSLVGGDTQSCNLTASVPRSTSYEQPGETSGQPVPVLIGASSSTIGIILSRTLGPLSISYFASCPCLSDRSKFPNFFRTIPSDIYQAWAMAQLAIRFHWTWIGAVIENNDYGHLAIQAFQEEIQGKGVCLEFIETVNKETMVSDTRRAALTIQASTVRVILIFCWYTDVRKIFLELTKINVTDRQFVASEAWSTSDNLLQDLAISKVASGVLGVAIQSSTIPGFENYLRNLHPRHRPDDEFLREFWENKFGCSPEDTPLFSSSSSNQKTSLPPCSGTESLVGLQHPFTDTSQLRVAHNVYLAVYAAAHTLHSLLSCPNRDSSPRNTLTCSSPKSIKPIELLQHLNKVNVTTPQGEMFYFQGADIPAKYDLINWQNTPEGTLKLVLTGHVDGFNLHLNESAIQWSTGSNQVPVSVCSESCPPGTRVANRKGEPVCCFDCIPCAEGEISNTTGSHHCERCPSEFWSNAERTACIPRQVDFLSFNEILGITLATAAVSGATVTTAVFVVFLKYHQTPMVRANNSELSFLLLVSLKLCFLCSLLFIGRPSVWACRFQQAAFGISFVLCVSCLLVKTIVVLVAFRSARPGAKALMKWFGPGLQRGSVCFFTCIQVSICAVWLSLSPPMPQQDLGFQGSKVTLKCAMASVVGFSLVLGYIGLLACTCLLLAFLARKLPDNFNEAKLITFSMLIFCAVWVAFVPAYVSSPGKYVVAVEIFAILASSYGLLLCIFAPKCFIILLRPEKNTKKHLMAR; translated from the exons ATGTCTTGGTTGCCCTGGCTCTTCACTGGGTGGCCCTCCTCAGCCCTCTCCCTGCTGCTTCTCAGTGTagtgggcagacagacaggtctgGAGGTGGTTCAGGCAGTAGTGTGCTCTCAGTGGGGTGCACCAAGCAGCAAGAGCCTCTCCCAGGATGGAGATGTGATAATTGGTGGACTTTTTGATCTGTATTACATACCCACAGCTATAGAGCAGGACTTCACCAAGGTGCCATATTATACACCTTGCACTGG GTTAGATCCAGAGtcattaaaatatatgtatgttaTGGCATTTGCTGTGGAGGAAATCAATCGTAACAGCACCCTGCTGCCAGGAGTGAAGCTGGGCTACCAtatatttgacagctgtagctTGGCTCTTCAAAATGCACTCTCACTGGTtggaggagacacacagagctgcaatTTAACAGCCTCTGTGCCTCGTTCTACATCCTATGAACAACCTGGAGAAACAA GTGGTCAGCCTGTTCCTGTGCTCATTGGTGCTTCCTCATCTACAATAGGAATAATACTATCCAGGACCCTCGGGCCTCTCTCT ATCAGTTACTTCGCTAGCTGTCCCTGTCTTAGTGACAGATCCAAGTTTCCTAACTTCTTCAGAACTATCCCCAGTGATATATATCAGGCCTGGGCCATGGCTCAACTGGCCATACGTTTCCACTGGACTTGGATTGGAGCTGTTATTGAAAACAATGACTATGGTCATTTGGCGATACag GCTTTTCAGGAAGAGATTCAGGGGAAAGGGGTGTGTTTGGAATTCATAGAGACTGTCAATAAAGAAACTATGGTGAGTGATACCAGACGTGCAGCACTCACAATTCAAGCTTCCACTGTGAGGGTGATTCTGATCTTTTGCTGGTATACTGATGTAAGGAAAATATTTCTGGAGCTGACCAAAATAAAT GTTACTGACAGACAGTTTGTGGCCAGTGAGGCCTGGAGTACCAGTGATAATCTTCTCCAAGATCTTGCCATCTCAAAGGTGGCGAGTGGTGTTCTTGGTGTGGCCATTCAGAGTTCAACAATACCTGGATTTGAAAATTATCTCAGAAATTTGCACCCACGTCATCGTCCTGATGATGAATTCTTAAGAGAATTCTGGGAAAACAAGTTTGGATGCAGTCCAGAGGACACacctttgttttcatcttcatca TCAAATCAGAAAACTTCTCTACCCCCCTGCAGTGGCACAGAGTCTCTGGTGGGACTGCAGCATCCCTTTACTGACACCTCCCAGCTAAGGGTGGCACATAATGTCTACCTTGCTGTTTATGCAGCAGCCCACACCCTTCACAGCCTTCTCTCCTGCCCCAACAGAGACAGTTCCCCCAGAAACACTTTAACTTGCTCCTCTCCAAAATCCATCAAGCCAATAGAG CTGTTGCAGCACTTGAACAAAGTGAATGTCACCACACCACAGGGTGAAATGTTCTATTTCCAAGGGGCCGACATTCCAGCAAAGTACGATCTTATCAACTGGCAGAACACTCCTGAGGGGACACTAAAACTTGTGTTGACTGGTCATGTGGATGGGTTTAATCTCCACCTTAATGAATCAGCTATTCAGTGGAGCACAGGATCCAATCAG GTGCCTGTTTCAGTGTGCAGCGAGAGCTGCCCTCCAGGGACCAGAGTGGCCAACAGGAAAGGGGaacctgtctgctgctttgactGTATCCCATGTGCTGAAGGGGAGATTAGCAATACAACTG GTTCCCACCACTGTGAACGTTGTCCATCAGAGTTCTGGTCCAATGCTGAACGAACTGCCTGCATCCCTCGTCAAGTGgatttcctttcctttaatgAAATTTTGGGCATAACCTTGGCTACAGCAGCTGTGTCTGGGGCCACAGTgacaacagctgtgtttgtggtttttcttaAATACCATCAAACACCTATG GTACGAGCCAACAACTCAGAACTGAGCTTTCTGCTTCTTGTGTCGCTGAAGCTCTGCTTCCTGTGCTCACTGTTGTTCATTGGTCGTCCATCAGTCTGGGCTTGTCGGTTCCAGCAGGCAGCTTTTGGGATCAGCTTTGTactctgtgtttcctgcctCCTGGTAAAAACCATAGTGGTTCTTGTAGCGTTCCGTTCAGCTCGGCCTGGTGCTAAAGCTTTGATGAAGTGGTTTGGTCCAGGCCTACAGAGAGGAAGTGTCTGCTTCTTCACCTGTATACAG GTTAGCATCTGTGCTGTATGGCTGTCGCTCAGTCCCCCCATGCCTCAACAAGATCTGGGTTTCCAAGGGTCAAAGGTTACACTGAAGTGTGCCATGGCCTCTGTGGTGGGTTTCTCTCTTGTTCTGGGTTACATTGGCCTGTTGGCCTGTACCTGCCTCCTCTTGGCCTTTCTTGCTCGGAAACTTCCTGACAACTTCAATGAGGCCAAACTGATCactttcagcatgctgatcttctgtgctgtctGGGTGGCCTTTGTCCCTGCTTATGTTAGCTCTCCTGGGAAGTATGTTGTTGCTGTGGAAATCTTTGCAATTCTTGCTTCTAGCTATGGTTTACTGCTCTGCATATTTGCTccaaaatgtttcattattcTTTTGAGGCCTGAGAAGAACACTAAGAAACACCTGATGGCTAGATAG